In Lineus longissimus chromosome 7, tnLinLong1.2, whole genome shotgun sequence, a genomic segment contains:
- the LOC135490878 gene encoding uncharacterized protein LOC135490878 — protein sequence MWGNNNDCLSHRSHSSISSDRSNLLLARTEVAAEAAVLRARMRYHEEETRLRVELERVQIQQQLEAAEARLKVIDAANLEKDVEDEPAGERMQLAPNGKDDFLDRYLNARDTAAFTEILEAEATNMMGPVSMTVHDNFQILPPETQVKTVVPSTQAQTREKTLANQEVGTTVPPDGLGEKPQAQNSPHQSQSQRPPSDENATTQNPWCTCKLLISSNSSPRALDASQQLVACMTTLVDQLNLSRLPPPEPGTFSGDPLAFPSWKGAFETLIESKRIPATERLHYMRRYLSGPARECVEGFLYLNTETAYHDAKALLEKRYGDPFTVTNAFRNKLEAWNKIPPRDGAALRKFFDFLKQCLTAMKSINTLGVLNDERENKKVLAKLPDWMITRWGRTVAEWRQNVGRFPTFKAFSMFVEREADIACDPVISLQAIRNGQEDKRTNQPCTSKDKGRPQSSNSFATEMGSQDWKQRKCLLCKGNHSLDFCHSFLSKTLDDKKKFAWEKKLCFGCLKPGHRSKNCRHRLKCKECSKMHPTALHGDKRQPNPASDTGLSRERKDDDMPKKADCKCTSTDTEYSAMIVPVWIAHKDEPLREQLVYAMLDSQSDTTFILEKTRRELGLEGTETKLLLSTMTAADQLVPTTKVRGLVVRGMESHLHINLPPVFSRDIMPASRCHIPTPETALKWPHLQDLAGKLHPLQNCDVRLLIGYNCSQALLPREVVSSPDGEKPFAQRTDLGWSIIGPGQINEDLSDNMGTSHRVVTCEVPQSLKLKTGRARDQVAISLPMSTKEVFTPSSVTRMMELDFSEIRTSQDGDIDFLSQDDRQFMNILREGVVMGKDGHYEMPLPFKGMEPILPDNKPMALKRLNHLKSRFKRDHNYWIQYKDYMSNVIKNEVAEMVPDEEIDEKGKEWYIPHFGVYHPKKPKKIRVVYDCSAKYDGTSLNSHLLNGPDLTNTLVGVLCRFRQESIAFMCDIEAMFHQFHVAPQHRNYLRFLWWEDGNFDTEPKIYRMKVHLFGAASSPGCANLGLKQAAMDNKHEFGTEAADFICHGFYVDDGLKSVPTIQEALQLIKGSKGICAKGGLRLHKFLSNSKKVIASIPVEDQATGIKVLNLSHDVLPIERALGVHWCIESDTFMFRITLKDKPLTRRGVLSTVSSIYDPLGFVAPLVLVGKTILQEMCKNQPDWDDPLPDDLKGRWEQWRSSLPLPTSAPFFRCQHYRVWAVFIHSPRKSSWESSLRLSDG from the coding sequence atgtgGGGTAACAATAATGACTGTCTCTCACACAGGTCTCATAGTTCGATTAGTTCTGACAGGTCGAACCTCCTCTTGGCAAGGACCGAAGTCGCTGCTGAAGCAGCCGTGTTGAGGGCTAGGATGCGGTACCACGAAGAGGAAACCAGACTTCGAGTGGAGTTGGAGAGGGTACAGATCCAGCAACAGCTGGAGGCTGCAGAAGCCCGACTTAAGGTGATAGACGCTGCCAATTTGGAGAAAGATGTCGAAGATGAACCCGCTGGTGAGAGAATGCAACTGGCACCAAACGGGAAGGATGATTTTTTGGACCGGTATCTGAATGCCAGGGACACAGCCGCCTTCACAGAAATACTGGAGGCCGAAGCTACCAACATGATGGGTCCGGTGAGTATGACTGTGCATGATAATTTTCAGATACTACCACCTGAAACTCAGGTAAAAACTGTGGTGCCTAGTACCCAAGCCCAAACGAGAGAAAAGACCTTGGCTAATCAAGAAGTTGGGACTACTGTCCCTCCAGACGGATTAGGTGAGAAGCCACAGGCGCAGAACTCACCCCATCAATCACAGAGTCAGCGTCCTCCTTCTGATGAGAATGCAACTACCCAGAATCCATGGTGTACTTGTAAGTTGCTTATTTCTTCAAATAGTTCCCCTCGAGCTCTTGATGCTAGCCAGCAACTGGTTGCTTGCATGACCACTCTGGTTGACCAACTGAATCTGAGTAGGCTGCCACCACCAGAACCCGGAACTTTCAGTGGGGACCCCCTAGCATTTCCAAGCTGGAAAGGAGCCTTTGAGACCTTGATAGAATCTAAGAGAATTCCAGCCACGGAACGTCTCCACTACATGAGGAGGTACCTATCTGGTCCTGCAAGAGAGTGTGTAGAAGGATTTCTATACCTAAACACCGAGACAGCATATCATGATGCCAAGGCCCTACTAGAGAAGCGTTATGGGGACCCATTCACAGTTACCAATGCCTTTAGAAACAAGCTGGAAGCTTGGAATAAGATTCCACCGCGGGATGGAGCAGCTCTTAGAAAATTTTTCGATTTTCTAAAACAGTGTCTGACTGCAATGAAGTCAATTAACACTTTAGGGGTTCTCAATGATGAAAGGGAGAACAAGAAGGTCCTAGCAAAATTGCCTGACTGGATGATCACTAGATGGGGTCGCACAGTAGCTGAATGGAGACAGAATGTAGGTAGGTTCCCCACTTTCAAAGCCTTCTCCATGTTTGTGGAGAGGGAGGCTGACATAGCTTGTGATCCGGTTATATCACTGCAGGCAATCAGAAATGGCCAAGAGGATAAGAGAACCAACCAACCATGCACATCAAAGGACAAAGGTCGTCCCCAATCATCGAATTCATTCGCCACTGAAATGGGCAGCCAGGACTGGAAGCAGCGTAAATGTCTCCTTTGCAAAGGGAACCATAGCTTGGACTTCTGCCACTCGTTCCTTTCAAAAACCCTTGATGACAAGAAGAAGTTCGCATGGGAGAAGAAGCTTTGTTTTGGGTGCCTCAAACCCGGGCACCGCTCTAAGAACTGCCGTCACCGACTGAAATGCAAAGAATGTTCGAAGATGCATCCAACTGCTCTACATGGCGACAAGAGACAACCCAATCCGGCTTCAGACACTGGTCTTTCACGAGAAAGAAAAGATGATGACATGCCTAAGAAGGCAGATTGTAAATGTACAAGCACAGACACAGAGTACAGCGCTATGATAGTCCCTGTATGGATTGCTCATAAGGATGAGCCATTGAGGGAGCAGTTAGTTTACGCTATGTTAGATTCTCAGTCGGATACCACTTTTATCCTGGAGAAAACAAGGCGAGAGTTGGGACTAGAGGGCACTGAAACCAAGTTGCTCTTATCTACCATGACGGCTGCTGATCAACTTGTTCCAACCACAAAGGTAAGAGGCTTAGTAGTTCGAGGGATGGAGTCACACCTCCACATTAATCTACCCCCTGTCTTCTCCAGAGACATTATGCCAGCAAGTCGTTGTCACATCCCTACACCTGAGACAGCCCTGAAGTGGCCTCACCTGCAAGACTTGGCAGGTAAGTTACACCCTCTCCAGAATTGTGATGTCAGACTATTGATAGGTTACAATTGCTCCCAGGCATTGTTACCAAGGGAAGTGGTAAGTAGCCCTGATGGTGAGAAGCCATTTGCACAACGTACAGATTTAGGTTGGAGCATTATAGGGCCAGGACAAATCAATGAAGATTTGAGTGACAACATGGGCACAAGCCATAGAGTGGTCACCTGCGAGGTCCCCCAGTCACTTAAACTAAAAACAGGTCGGGCGAGGGATCAAGTTGCAATAAGTCTTCCGATGTCCACAAAAGAAGTGTTCACCCCCTCATCCGTGACCAGAATGATGGAGTTGGATTTTTCAGAGATCCGTACAAGTCAAGACGGAGACATTGATTTCCTCTCACAAGATGACAGACAGTTCATGAATATACTGCGTGAAGGCGTAGTCATGGGCAAAGATGGGCACTATGAGATGCCTCTTCCATTCAAGGGAATGGAGCCGATTCTGCCTGACAACAAGCCAATGGCTCTAAAGCGTTTGAACCACTTGAAGTCTCGTTTTAAGCGAGATCACAACTACTGGATTCAGTACAAGGATTACATGAGCAATGTAATTAAAAATGAAGTTGCAGAGATGGTACCAGATGAAGAAATCGACGAGAAGGGGAAGGAGTGGTATATACCTCACTTTGGGGTTTATCACCCGAAGAAACCTAAAAAGATCAGGGTAGTCTATGACTGCAGCGCCAAGTATGATGGGACCTCTCTAAACTCACACCTGTTAAATGGACCAGATTTAACCAACACATTAGTTGGAGTGCTCTGCCGATTTCGCCAAGAATCAATAGCCTTCATGTGCGACATTGAGGCAATGTTTCATCAATTCCATGTCGCTCCACAGCACAGGAACTATCTTCGATTCCTCTGGTGGGAAGATGGCAATTTCGATACGGAACCAAAGATCTACCGAATGAAGGTTCATCTGTTTGGGGCAGCATCGTCACCCGGATGCGCCAATCTTGGGCTCAAGCAAGCCGCCATGGATAATAAGCACGAGTTTGGTACTGAAGCAGCAGATTTCATCTGCCATGGATTTTATGTAGATGATGGTCTTAAGTCGGTACCAACTATACAAGAGGCTCTGCAGCTGATCAAGGGCAGTAAGGGAATATGCGCGAAAGGTGGCCTTAGACTACACAAGTTTCTGTCCAACTCGAAGAAAGTTATTGCCAGCATCCCTGTCGAAGATCAAGCAACCGGCATAAAAGTTCTCAACCTGAGTCATGATGTTTTACCTATTGAAAGAGCCCTGGGTGTACACTGGTGCATCGAATCAGACACCTTCATGTTTCGGATCACTCTCAAGGACAAACCCTTGACACGACGAGGAGTTCTTTCCACGGTTAGTTCGATTTATGATCCGCTTGGGTTCGTTGCCCCACTGGTCTTAGTTGGAAAAACAATTCTGCAAGAGATGTGCAAGAATCAGCCAGACTGGGATGATCCCTTGCCAGATGATCTCAAGGGCCGATGGGAGCAGTGGCGATCTAGTCTACCCCTTCCCACAAGTGCACCATTTTTCAGATGCCAGCACTACAGGGTATGGGCAGTGTTCATACATTCGCCACGTAAATCAAGCTGGGAAAGTTCATTGCGCCTTTCTGATGGGTAA